DNA from Acidobacteriota bacterium:
TGAGTTTCAATTGTTGTGAGAAAAGAGGTTGAGTAAATCAGTTGGGCTTTTTACGTCTCTGGAAACAAAATTGCATATAGAGTTCTGTTTTTCCTTCCTTTTGAAGAAATAACCTTCACGTATCAATCAAATCTTTTTGCCTTTTCCAGCCTGCTTTCTCTGGGATTCTTCCAGGCAGATGTCTCAAAAAGGCCGCAACTTTCGTTTTAGGGAGCCAGATATGATGCGAGCTTTCAGACGGCAGCATTCGATTCGTGGATTTTCACTGGTTGAAATCTTAATTGTGGTATTGCTTATTACTCTCATTGCAGGGTTTGGTTTTCTCAGCATCGGTCTATACCGCAAGTCAACTTTAGCCGACGTTGCGGCCTCGAATCTGTCCCAGGCGATCCGCCGAACCCGAGAAAATGCCATTACCCAGCGCGTGACCTTTCGGATGCGTTTGATCAAAGGGTCGCCCTCTGATCCAGCCGGTGATCAATACATTATTGAGCGGTTTCCCGCCAATCCAGCTATTCCTGCTGAGACTGTTTCACTCCCTGAAGGATGGAAATTTGGAAAACTCCCTGGCAATACCGCGCCTGACCCGCGGGCCCTGGCCGAGATCCCCTTTGTCAGTAACCAATGCGACATTATTTTCAAAGGCGATGGCTACATGGGACTGGGAAATGGGATCGGCGATACCGAAGTCACCCGGAACTGGGGAATTCCACCGTTGAATGGTACGGTTTTTATTTATGACAATAACGAGCCAGATCAAAAAGCCCGTGAATATAAGCCCCGTGCCATCACCGTTTTAGGCGCCACCGGGCGAACATCGGTCTGGCGACTTTACAAAGACGAATGGATTGTTCCTGGAAAAGTCTAAGTAAATGAAGAATTGAGAATGAAGAATTGAAGGCCCCGAAGCAAGATCGCCTTCAGTTACATAATTCATCCTTCATCATTCAAACCCTGGAGCCGAAAAACAATGAATCACAGTCTTCGCCATCCCCAACCAGTCGTGTCGCGCCGCCGCCGTCATGGGTTTTCCCTGCTTGAACTCCTGATCGTCCTTGCCCTTTTCTCAGTGGTGATGGGGGCTGTCTTTATTACCCTGGACTATGCCAAAAAGACATCGTTCACCAATAATCAGTTGGTGGACACCCAACAAAATGTCCGGGCTTCAGCCAAAATCATGGCGGACGATGTGATTACCCTCGGCCAGGATTTTATGGGGCAGATTTCTCTTGATTCGGTATATGTGAGACGTGGCTTTTTGACGGCGAATGGGTTCCCGGATGCGGATGTGAACATTAACCCGGCGTATGATGAATTATTTGCTGCTCAATGGGCCAATAACGTCAATTCAACCACTGCCGTGCTCGGGGTTGATACCAACGGCGATCCTGTGACGAACATCCGGGTTGCACCAGGAGCTGGTCCAGCCATCCTTGGAGACGGAGCCGCTGGTTATGTTCCTGCCTATGGTAACGGTACTGATCAGCTTTTGTTTGTCCAGGCTGACTCGATCACTTTGCGATTTGACGATGACTTTGGCCTGCTTCAACCTGACGCTGATACTGAAATTGAACTCGGCGAGGCGAAATATTTTGCCCAGGCAAATTTTGCCGGGAGTGATTTGACGTTGTTGCCGCTTGCCGGTTCTGTTCCCGCCTCAAACTTTGACAATACCACCACTGCCGCCCTGATAGATCAAGCCGACCGGCTTCTGGCCCGGCGGTTGGTTCCAATGGTTGACGTGATTGTCGTGCGCAACACCACTGGCGGCGCCCAATTTATGGGGCTGGTCACCGCCGTTGATCAAAACACTGGCGCCATCACCCTGTCATTTGATGATGACCCGATCCGACTCACTCCAGATTGGACCTATCCGCTGACCCAGGCATCAGGTGGGCGGGCCGGTACACATCCCCGGCTGTGCGGACAAGGCGATGTGGTGAGCATCCGCCGAGGCCGATTGTTGCGCTATTTCATCGGTTCGTATATCAACACCCCAGCCGGGGTACCGGCTGACTATTGTGCCTTGTATCGCCGTGATGGTGCCCGGATTGATCCGGTTGCGTTTAGTGTCGAAAATATGCACTGCACCTTGTTGCTGGTTGATGAAGAACGACTGAATGCTGGCGCCGGGCAATTCTATACCGTGCCAGGACCTGTTTTGGCTGACCTGAATGCTGTCCCGCCACAACCTCCAGCCGGGGGACGAACCCGCCGATGGAGTCGGACCGTGATTCGATCCCTTCGGGTTCACCTTTTTGCCCGGTCTGATGAACTGGATCCAACGCTTAATCGCGACGATCCCGGGCCGCTTGGCGCCAAGAAGGGTGATTACCTGCGAATCAATCAAGAATTTACCATCGCCCTTCGAAACTCGGCTTATAACCGATAGCCTGGGCAAAAGAAAACAGATCTGGGGCTGACGCTGATGGATTGAATGCAATCTGTTTCCTTTGCCCCCTTCGGTTGTCTGTCAGATCACAGCATAACGACGTTCCACTCCAACTTTTGATACCTGACTTTAACACCACCACCAATCCTTGGGTGATGAACCATCAGATGTGTCAGATTTGGCAAAACTTTGTAAATAGATCAATTTCAAAGGCTTGTGAATGATTAGGGAGAAAATGACTATGAAGTACACACGGTTGAGTCACAGGCGACGCCGGTCGCCAATGCGACACAAGCCGCAGCATCACCGGAAATACCGCCAGCAGGGCATTGCCCTGGCCATCGCCTTGATTCTCTTAGGCGTGTTGATGGTATTTACCTCGTTGGCTGCGACGTTGATGACTTCCGAGGCCCGGTTGAGCGCCGCGCAATATAATAATGCCCGTACCTTCAATGCCGGTATGGCCAGTCTGGAGTTGATGACGGACAAGATCAACACGCTGTTCACGTCCAACTTCAACCCAACGGCGGCTGAAATTGAAGAACAGGCAGCACTGGAACCAATCTATCGGGATGGTTCGACTGAGATCTTTGACTTTCAGCAGAAAGTGACTCAGTTGGGCGGGAACCGGGCGCTGGTCACCGTGCTGGATCCACCGTTTGAAGGACTGACAGCCCGTGAACGTCTGTTCCGTCTGGAAGCCATTGCCCAGGACACCCGCTACAACACCCAGGTGCGGTTGATTCGAGATGTGGCCAACTATCAAATCCCAATCTTCCAGTTTGCAGTCTTTGGATTTGACAGTCTTGATGTCTCTCCGGGTCCAAAGTTGTGGCTTGGAGGCCGTACACATACCAATCGAAACCTCTTTTTGATGGTGCGCAACGGCGGTAACACAACCGAGTTTTATGGAAAAATCACCACTGTGGGTGAAGTCTGCACCGAGATTTTGCCGAGTGGTCGCGGTGTGGTCGCGGGCGAAAGCGAAACCGGACGGCACGAAGTCTACGACCCGGCTACATTGGGTTTGCGCGATATTGAACCGAGCGTCAATAACGCCACCGGGCCCGATAACCCAGGTGTCCCTACGATTTATGATTACAACTTAAATGATGATCCGACTTCGCCAAATGGCGGAGTGAAAACGGCGGGTGCCCTGCCGGCGGGACTGGTCGTGACCGGGATTCCGCGTCTCCTGCTGCCGACGGAAAGCAAAGGCTTCCAGGCGATTGAAATTCTTCGCCGTGGGGTTCCAACCGACACCGATCCAGAAAATGAAGCATTGCAAAACACCCGCTTTTTCAACGGTGTTTTC
Protein-coding regions in this window:
- a CDS encoding prepilin-type N-terminal cleavage/methylation domain-containing protein; amino-acid sequence: MMRAFRRQHSIRGFSLVEILIVVLLITLIAGFGFLSIGLYRKSTLADVAASNLSQAIRRTRENAITQRVTFRMRLIKGSPSDPAGDQYIIERFPANPAIPAETVSLPEGWKFGKLPGNTAPDPRALAEIPFVSNQCDIIFKGDGYMGLGNGIGDTEVTRNWGIPPLNGTVFIYDNNEPDQKAREYKPRAITVLGATGRTSVWRLYKDEWIVPGKV
- a CDS encoding prepilin-type N-terminal cleavage/methylation domain-containing protein, with amino-acid sequence MNHSLRHPQPVVSRRRRHGFSLLELLIVLALFSVVMGAVFITLDYAKKTSFTNNQLVDTQQNVRASAKIMADDVITLGQDFMGQISLDSVYVRRGFLTANGFPDADVNINPAYDELFAAQWANNVNSTTAVLGVDTNGDPVTNIRVAPGAGPAILGDGAAGYVPAYGNGTDQLLFVQADSITLRFDDDFGLLQPDADTEIELGEAKYFAQANFAGSDLTLLPLAGSVPASNFDNTTTAALIDQADRLLARRLVPMVDVIVVRNTTGGAQFMGLVTAVDQNTGAITLSFDDDPIRLTPDWTYPLTQASGGRAGTHPRLCGQGDVVSIRRGRLLRYFIGSYINTPAGVPADYCALYRRDGARIDPVAFSVENMHCTLLLVDEERLNAGAGQFYTVPGPVLADLNAVPPQPPAGGRTRRWSRTVIRSLRVHLFARSDELDPTLNRDDPGPLGAKKGDYLRINQEFTIALRNSAYNR